In Micromonospora sp. WMMD980, the following are encoded in one genomic region:
- a CDS encoding PhoX family phosphatase has product MSDRPRLLPLLGGTRHGSRDAMTCLYRCGNACDHPVPNPSDNPYFGDLVDAEVSRRGVVRAGAVGALVLGFGGAAAGALAGAAPAAAAPAAAAPANPVAPGIDPAAAAAARPGSGALTFRPIPPNKLDTLVVPNGYDHAVVIKWGDEVVPGAPAFDVRHQSAAAQAKQFGYNNDFVGVLPIDRRRALLVVNHEYTNEDLMFPGFTGQDALTVEQVRVAMAAHGMSVVELERVADTGQWRPVRRGRREYNRRVTALATKFELTGPAAGSAWLRTAADPKGRTVVGTLNNCAGGVTPWGTVLSGEENFNQYFVGGDGAPEELKPRLARYGIPTDVRYPSGSRKWDRADERFDLARHPHEAHRFGWVVEIDPFDPESRPRKHTALGRVKHEGANVIVARSGHVVAYMGDDERFDYLYKFVSDKKFMPGNSWVARKHNLTLLESGTLYVARIEGDSPAAEIDGTGTLPADGGFGGRGRWIRLVSGNRSYVDGMTAADVLTFTRLAGDKVGATKMDRPEDVEPSLLTGKVYVALTNNTDRGKVGKAPADEANPRNANKHGQILELVEDRGDNTAESFAWSLPIVCGDPADASTWFAGYDKTKVSPISCPDNVAFDATGNLWISTDGNALGSNDGLFATAVEGPERGHLKQFLTVPLGAETCGPFITRDNRSVFVAVQHPGEISGASVENPASTWPDGDFAKPGVVVTWRLDGGAIGS; this is encoded by the coding sequence ATGAGCGACCGTCCTCGCCTGCTCCCGCTGCTGGGTGGCACCCGCCACGGCAGCCGCGATGCGATGACCTGTCTGTACCGGTGCGGCAACGCCTGCGACCACCCGGTGCCCAACCCCTCCGACAATCCGTACTTCGGCGACCTGGTCGACGCCGAGGTCTCCCGGCGCGGCGTGGTCCGGGCCGGCGCGGTCGGCGCACTCGTGCTCGGCTTCGGCGGTGCCGCCGCCGGTGCGCTCGCCGGGGCCGCGCCCGCCGCCGCCGCGCCCGCCGCCGCCGCGCCCGCCAACCCGGTCGCGCCCGGCATCGACCCGGCCGCCGCCGCTGCCGCCCGCCCGGGAAGCGGGGCGCTGACGTTCAGACCGATCCCGCCGAACAAGCTCGACACGCTCGTCGTGCCGAACGGCTACGACCACGCCGTGGTCATCAAGTGGGGCGACGAGGTGGTGCCGGGCGCGCCGGCCTTCGACGTACGCCACCAGAGCGCCGCCGCCCAGGCCAAGCAGTTCGGCTACAACAACGACTTCGTCGGTGTGCTGCCGATCGACCGCCGGCGTGCGCTGCTCGTGGTGAACCACGAGTACACCAACGAGGACCTGATGTTCCCCGGCTTCACCGGCCAGGACGCGTTGACCGTGGAGCAGGTGCGGGTGGCGATGGCCGCGCACGGCATGTCCGTGGTCGAGCTGGAACGGGTGGCGGACACCGGGCAGTGGCGGCCGGTGCGGCGCGGGCGGCGGGAGTACAACCGCCGGGTCACCGCGTTGGCCACGAAGTTCGAGTTGACCGGCCCGGCCGCCGGCTCGGCCTGGCTGCGGACCGCCGCCGACCCGAAGGGCCGGACGGTCGTCGGCACGCTGAACAACTGCGCCGGCGGGGTCACCCCGTGGGGCACCGTGCTCTCCGGCGAGGAGAACTTCAACCAGTACTTCGTCGGCGGCGACGGCGCGCCGGAGGAACTGAAGCCGAGGCTGGCCCGCTACGGCATCCCGACCGACGTGCGCTACCCGAGCGGCAGCCGCAAGTGGGACCGTGCCGACGAGCGGTTCGACCTGGCCAGGCACCCCCACGAGGCGCACCGGTTCGGCTGGGTCGTCGAGATCGACCCGTTCGACCCGGAGTCCCGGCCGCGCAAGCACACCGCGCTGGGCCGGGTGAAGCACGAGGGCGCCAACGTCATCGTGGCCCGCAGCGGGCACGTGGTCGCGTACATGGGCGACGACGAGCGCTTCGACTACCTCTACAAGTTCGTCTCGGACAAGAAGTTCATGCCGGGCAACTCCTGGGTGGCCCGCAAGCACAACCTGACGCTGCTGGAGTCGGGCACGCTCTACGTGGCCCGGATCGAGGGTGACAGCCCGGCCGCCGAGATCGACGGCACCGGCACACTCCCGGCCGACGGCGGCTTCGGCGGCCGGGGTCGGTGGATCAGGCTGGTCAGCGGCAACCGCTCGTACGTCGACGGGATGACCGCGGCCGACGTGCTCACCTTCACCCGGCTGGCCGGCGACAAGGTCGGCGCGACCAAGATGGACCGTCCCGAGGACGTCGAGCCGAGCCTGCTCACCGGCAAGGTCTACGTGGCGCTGACCAACAACACCGACCGGGGCAAGGTCGGCAAGGCGCCGGCCGACGAGGCGAACCCGCGCAACGCCAACAAGCACGGCCAGATCCTGGAGCTGGTCGAGGACCGGGGCGACAACACGGCCGAGAGCTTCGCCTGGTCGCTGCCGATCGTCTGCGGTGACCCGGCCGACGCCTCGACCTGGTTCGCCGGCTACGACAAGACCAAGGTCTCGCCGATCTCCTGCCCGGACAACGTCGCGTTCGACGCCACCGGCAACCTCTGGATCTCGACCGACGGCAACGCGCTGGGCAGCAACGACGGCCTCTTCGCCACCGCCGTCGAGGGCCCGGAGCGGGGGCACCTGAAGCAGTTCCTCACCGTGCCGCTCGGCGCCGAGACCTGCGGTCCGTTCATCACCAGGGACAACCGATCCGTCTTCGTGGCCGTGCAGCACCCGGGCGAGATCTCCGGCGCCTCGGTCGAGAACCCGGCCTCCACCTGGCCGGACGGCGACTTCGCCAAGCCCGGCGTGGTGGTCACCTGGCGCCTGGACGGTGGCGCGATCGGTAGCTGA
- a CDS encoding helix-turn-helix domain-containing protein, which yields MRDPLAEPSDLIRSVSRALRVLESVGRAPRGLTVKQIARRCELTVATTYHLVRTLAYEGYVIRREDGTYIVGLEIADRYRELVTAFRGPAPVGEALRRAAADTGWSHYLGRFVGGQVAVTACAEGPRSPYLEDLVPGFDEGAHATALGKSLLATLTAEQRFRYLREYGMRPFTTATLTTVEAFEADLAAGDRRGMQLELGQFRQGVACAAVLVAPDKDIERRVVLACALPASEMMTSARVVRAKLLAAARTIADGIATES from the coding sequence GTGCGCGACCCCCTGGCGGAACCTTCGGACCTGATCCGGAGCGTTTCCCGCGCGCTTCGAGTGCTCGAGTCGGTCGGCCGTGCGCCGAGGGGCCTCACCGTGAAACAGATCGCCCGGCGCTGCGAGCTGACCGTCGCCACCACCTACCACCTGGTGCGCACGCTGGCGTACGAGGGCTACGTGATCCGGCGCGAGGACGGGACGTACATCGTCGGGTTGGAGATCGCCGACCGCTACCGCGAGCTGGTCACCGCGTTCCGGGGGCCGGCACCGGTCGGTGAGGCGTTGCGTCGGGCCGCGGCCGACACCGGCTGGAGCCACTACCTCGGCCGGTTCGTGGGCGGGCAGGTGGCGGTGACCGCGTGCGCCGAGGGTCCTCGCTCGCCCTACCTGGAGGACCTGGTGCCGGGCTTCGACGAGGGAGCGCACGCCACCGCGCTCGGCAAGAGCCTGCTCGCCACGCTCACCGCCGAACAGCGCTTCCGCTACCTGCGCGAATACGGCATGCGCCCGTTCACCACCGCCACCCTCACCACGGTCGAGGCGTTCGAGGCCGACCTGGCCGCCGGGGACCGGCGCGGCATGCAGTTGGAGCTGGGCCAGTTCCGGCAGGGCGTGGCGTGTGCCGCGGTTCTGGTCGCGCCGGACAAGGACATCGAGCGGCGGGTGGTGCTGGCCTGCGCGCTGCCGGCCAGCGAGATGATGACCTCCGCGCGGGTGGTCCGGGCGAAGCTGCTCGCCGCCGCGCGGACCATCGCCGACGGGATCGCCACCGAGAGCTGA
- a CDS encoding MFS transporter yields the protein MTETISRTGPPATRRAVRVGAGATVTTIACVLPVFLVGGLAVQLGDELGFSPTGLGLAVSVYFGVSALASVPSGALVERYGPAPIARLAIGLSAGSLLAVAGLARSYPVLVALLALSAAANALGQLASNAALAEHVPAHRQGLSFGVKQAAIPVSTLLAGAAVPTVALTAGWRWAFVVAAGAAAAALAAVPRAGRDRRTRTRPAGRGGGTGALVVVGLAATLAAGAANALATFLVDSSAGRGLPPALAGLTLTLGSAVCVLARVGVGWLADRRAGGHVGVVAGLLLAGSVGLLLLAVSGPAPLVVGVVFGFGLGWSWPGLLNFAVVRLHPQAPAAATSITQTGVYAGGCFGPLGLGALAGAAGYPAMWLTAALAMLLAALLMLLGAHRLARTA from the coding sequence ATGACCGAAACAATTTCGCGAACGGGCCCGCCGGCTACCCGACGCGCCGTCCGGGTCGGCGCCGGCGCCACCGTCACCACGATCGCCTGTGTCCTGCCGGTCTTCCTGGTCGGTGGTCTCGCCGTCCAACTCGGCGACGAACTGGGCTTCAGCCCGACCGGGCTGGGCTTGGCGGTCTCGGTCTACTTCGGGGTCAGCGCGCTCGCGTCGGTGCCCTCCGGCGCCCTGGTCGAGCGGTACGGCCCGGCCCCGATCGCCCGCCTGGCCATCGGGCTGTCCGCCGGCTCGCTGCTGGCCGTCGCGGGCCTGGCCCGGTCCTATCCGGTGCTGGTGGCCCTGCTGGCCCTCAGCGCCGCCGCCAACGCTCTCGGGCAGCTCGCCAGCAACGCCGCGCTTGCCGAGCACGTGCCCGCCCACCGCCAGGGGCTCTCCTTCGGCGTGAAGCAGGCCGCCATCCCGGTCTCCACACTGCTGGCCGGCGCGGCGGTACCCACCGTCGCGTTGACCGCCGGCTGGCGCTGGGCGTTCGTGGTCGCCGCCGGGGCCGCGGCGGCCGCGCTGGCTGCCGTACCCCGGGCCGGCCGCGACCGGCGGACCCGGACCCGCCCCGCCGGCCGTGGCGGCGGCACGGGCGCGCTGGTCGTGGTCGGACTGGCCGCCACGCTGGCGGCCGGCGCGGCGAACGCGCTGGCCACGTTCCTGGTCGACTCGTCGGCCGGTCGAGGGCTCCCGCCTGCCCTGGCCGGTCTCACCCTCACCCTCGGCAGCGCGGTCTGCGTGCTGGCCCGGGTGGGCGTCGGCTGGCTGGCCGACCGCCGGGCGGGCGGACACGTCGGCGTCGTCGCCGGGCTGCTGCTGGCGGGGTCCGTGGGGCTGCTCCTGCTCGCCGTGTCCGGCCCGGCGCCGCTGGTCGTGGGTGTCGTGTTCGGCTTCGGGCTCGGCTGGTCCTGGCCCGGGCTGCTGAACTTCGCGGTGGTCCGGCTCCACCCGCAGGCGCCGGCCGCCGCCACCTCGATCACCCAGACCGGCGTGTACGCGGGCGGCTGCTTCGGCCCACTAGGCCTCGGCGCGCTGGCCGGCGCCGCCGGTTATCCGGCGATGTGGCTGACCGCCGCCCTGGCGATGCTGCTGGCCGCCCTGCTCATGCTGCTGGGCGCCCACCGCCTGGCCCGCACCGCCTGA
- a CDS encoding polyprenyl synthetase family protein, with amino-acid sequence MVEDVVNPAGERSGQFGALGLHLADPRVEASVLGVLDRVEAELRASVTSADPLVTEAAKHLMEAGGKRFRPLLVALGAQFGDPDAAQVVPAAVVMELTHLATLYHDDVMDEAAVRRGAPSANSRWANSVAILVGDFLFARAADIAADLGPEAVRLQARTFARLVHGQIAETVGPRDTDPVAHYLHVIAEKTGSLIATSARFGGMFGGASAAHIEALAGYGEIIGVAFQLSDDLLDIASESVQSGKTPGTDLREGVPTLPVLYALAGDDADAASVRLREILATGPLVDDALHAEALTLLRESPALKRARETVRSYAEDARARLAPLPEGPARRALESLCDYIADRTS; translated from the coding sequence ATGGTTGAAGACGTGGTGAACCCGGCTGGCGAGCGTTCAGGTCAGTTCGGCGCGCTCGGCCTGCACCTCGCCGACCCGCGCGTCGAAGCCTCCGTGCTGGGCGTGCTCGACCGGGTCGAGGCGGAGCTGCGCGCCAGCGTGACCAGCGCCGACCCGCTGGTCACCGAGGCGGCCAAGCACCTGATGGAGGCCGGTGGCAAGCGGTTCCGCCCGCTGCTGGTGGCGCTGGGTGCCCAGTTCGGCGACCCGGATGCCGCGCAGGTCGTGCCCGCGGCCGTGGTGATGGAGCTCACTCACCTGGCGACGCTCTACCACGACGACGTGATGGACGAGGCGGCCGTCCGGCGGGGCGCGCCGAGCGCCAACTCCCGTTGGGCCAACTCGGTGGCCATCCTGGTCGGCGACTTCCTCTTCGCCCGGGCCGCGGACATCGCGGCCGACCTGGGCCCGGAGGCCGTCCGGCTCCAGGCGCGCACGTTCGCCCGCCTGGTGCACGGCCAGATCGCCGAGACGGTCGGCCCGCGCGACACCGACCCGGTCGCGCACTACCTGCACGTCATCGCCGAGAAAACCGGTTCGCTGATCGCCACCTCGGCCCGCTTCGGCGGCATGTTCGGCGGTGCGTCCGCCGCGCACATCGAGGCCCTCGCCGGGTACGGCGAGATCATCGGCGTCGCCTTCCAGCTCTCCGACGACCTGCTGGACATCGCCAGCGAGTCGGTGCAGTCCGGCAAGACGCCCGGCACCGACCTGCGGGAGGGCGTGCCCACCCTGCCGGTGCTCTACGCCCTGGCCGGTGACGACGCGGACGCCGCCAGCGTGCGGCTGCGGGAGATCCTGGCCACCGGCCCGCTGGTCGACGACGCGTTGCACGCCGAGGCGCTCACCCTGCTCCGCGAGTCCCCGGCGCTCAAGCGGGCCCGGGAGACGGTGCGCAGCTACGCCGAGGACGCCCGCGCTCGCCTGGCCCCGCTCCCCGAGGGGCCGGCCCGCCGCGCGCTGGAATCCCTCTGCGATTACATCGCCGACCGCACGAGCTGA
- the nuoN gene encoding NADH-quinone oxidoreductase subunit NuoN: MTELKLPSIDYAALAPILIMLGAALLGVLVEAFVPRRLRNAVQLGLALVAVLAAITMVILKSESRVITAGGALAVDGPTLFLQGSILVLAVMALLLVGERTVERGGAFVAHAAVTAESPEDRRQAEGVGGTTEVYPLMTFAIGGMLIFVAANDLLTMFISLEVFSLPLYLLCALARRRRLLSQEAAMKYFLLGAYASAFFLFGVALIYGFTAGIPGRGAGVDFATVHAAVGESSSSQVLLFAGMALLAIGLLFKAAAAPFHVWTPDVYQGAPTPVTGFMAACTKVAAFGALLRVFHVAFAGASWDFTPVIGVVAVLTMLVGAVLAVTQTDIKRLLAYSSIANAGYLLVGVLAPSKEGLSGTMFYLAAYGFSVLAAFAVVTLVRDADGEATHLSRWAGLGRRSPFFAAIFTFILLAFAGIPLTSGFTSKFAVFGPALEANQTWLVIAGVLTSMVLAFPYLRVVVMMWLSEPGEATPTVTVPGALTSAALVIGVLATLVLGVVPGPLLDLTTGAAEFVR, from the coding sequence ATGACCGAGCTCAAGCTGCCGTCGATCGACTACGCGGCGCTCGCTCCGATCCTGATCATGCTGGGCGCCGCCCTGCTGGGCGTGCTGGTCGAGGCGTTCGTGCCGCGCCGCCTGCGCAACGCGGTGCAGCTCGGGCTCGCCCTGGTGGCGGTGCTCGCCGCGATCACCATGGTGATCCTGAAGTCGGAGAGCCGGGTGATCACCGCCGGCGGCGCGCTCGCGGTGGACGGGCCGACGCTCTTCCTCCAGGGCTCGATCCTGGTCCTGGCCGTGATGGCGCTGCTGCTCGTCGGCGAGCGCACGGTGGAGCGGGGGGGCGCGTTCGTGGCGCACGCCGCGGTCACCGCGGAGTCGCCCGAGGACCGCAGGCAGGCCGAGGGCGTCGGCGGGACCACCGAGGTCTATCCGCTGATGACGTTCGCGATCGGCGGCATGCTGATCTTCGTGGCGGCGAACGACCTGCTGACCATGTTCATCTCGCTCGAGGTCTTCTCCCTGCCGCTCTACCTGCTCTGCGCGCTGGCCCGCCGCCGGCGGCTGCTGAGCCAGGAGGCGGCGATGAAGTACTTCCTGCTCGGCGCGTACGCCTCGGCGTTCTTCCTGTTCGGTGTCGCCCTGATCTACGGCTTCACGGCCGGGATCCCGGGCCGGGGTGCGGGCGTCGACTTCGCCACCGTGCACGCCGCGGTCGGTGAGTCGTCGTCCAGCCAGGTGCTGCTCTTCGCCGGCATGGCGCTGCTCGCCATCGGCCTGCTCTTCAAGGCCGCCGCCGCGCCGTTCCACGTGTGGACGCCCGACGTCTACCAGGGCGCGCCGACGCCGGTGACCGGCTTCATGGCCGCCTGCACCAAGGTCGCCGCGTTCGGCGCGCTGCTGCGCGTGTTCCACGTCGCGTTCGCCGGCGCCTCCTGGGACTTCACCCCGGTGATCGGCGTGGTGGCGGTGCTGACCATGCTGGTCGGCGCGGTGCTGGCGGTCACCCAGACGGACATCAAGCGACTGCTGGCCTACTCGTCGATCGCGAACGCCGGCTACCTGCTGGTGGGTGTGCTGGCTCCGAGCAAGGAGGGGCTGTCGGGCACGATGTTCTACCTCGCCGCCTACGGCTTCTCGGTGCTCGCCGCGTTCGCCGTGGTGACGCTGGTGCGGGACGCCGACGGAGAGGCCACCCACCTGTCCCGCTGGGCCGGGCTGGGCCGTCGCTCGCCGTTCTTCGCGGCGATCTTCACGTTCATCCTGCTGGCCTTCGCCGGCATCCCGCTCACCAGCGGCTTCACCAGCAAGTTCGCGGTCTTCGGCCCGGCGCTGGAGGCGAACCAGACCTGGCTGGTGATCGCCGGCGTGCTCACCAGCATGGTGCTGGCGTTCCCCTACCTGCGGGTCGTGGTGATGATGTGGCTCTCCGAGCCGGGGGAGGCCACCCCGACGGTGACCGTGCCGGGCGCGCTCACCTCGGCGGCCCTGGTCATCGGCGTCCTCGCCACGCTGGTCCTCGGCGTGGTCCCCGGGCCCCTGCTCGACCTGACCACCGGTGCCGCCGAATTCGTCCGATGA
- a CDS encoding NADH-quinone oxidoreductase subunit M translates to MSNFPFLSVLTVAPLVGALVVALLPRKRPDLAKLVAFGWSLLVLVLSVVMWFAFSADGDRFQFRESYPWIPNWGVRFTFEVDGIALVMLMLIAILVPLVILASWHDAESSKRSVPVYFALLLVLECTMIGVFAAADVFLFYVFFEVMLVPMYFLIGSYGGHQRQYAAVKFFLYSLVGGLFMLAAVIGLWVVGGKTFDWQTLSQAEFATNTARWLFLGFFLAFAIKAPFFPFHTWLPDAGGAAPAGAAALLVGVLDKVGTFGILRYCLPLFPEASRWFAPWALALGVIGIIYAALLAVGQNDLKRLVSYTSIAHFGFIGVGIFAFTTQAGTGAVLYMLNHGLATGLLFLVVGMLIARRGSALISDFGGAGKLVPVLAGVLFFAGLASLALPGTAPFVSEFLVLIGTFTVNKPVAVIATLGIILAAAYVLWMVQRTTQGTLNPALTESEGMRRDLSLREKVVVAPLIALIVLLGFYPKPVTDVINPAVQATMQDVGKSDPAPEVGSVQEAAK, encoded by the coding sequence ATGTCCAACTTCCCGTTCCTCTCGGTGCTGACCGTGGCGCCGCTGGTCGGCGCCCTGGTGGTGGCGTTGCTGCCACGTAAGCGGCCGGACCTGGCCAAGCTGGTGGCGTTCGGCTGGTCGCTGCTGGTGCTGGTGCTCTCGGTGGTGATGTGGTTCGCCTTCTCCGCCGACGGTGACCGGTTCCAGTTCCGCGAGTCGTACCCGTGGATCCCGAACTGGGGCGTGCGGTTCACCTTCGAGGTGGACGGCATCGCGCTGGTCATGCTGATGCTGATCGCGATCCTGGTGCCGCTGGTGATCCTGGCGTCCTGGCACGACGCCGAGTCGTCGAAGCGCTCGGTGCCGGTCTACTTCGCGCTGCTGCTCGTCCTCGAGTGCACGATGATCGGCGTCTTCGCCGCCGCCGACGTGTTCCTGTTCTACGTGTTCTTCGAGGTCATGCTCGTGCCGATGTACTTCCTGATCGGCAGCTACGGCGGCCACCAGCGGCAGTACGCGGCGGTGAAGTTCTTCCTCTACTCGCTGGTCGGCGGCCTGTTCATGCTGGCCGCGGTGATCGGCCTCTGGGTGGTCGGCGGCAAGACCTTCGACTGGCAGACGCTGAGCCAGGCGGAGTTCGCCACCAACACCGCCCGCTGGCTGTTCCTCGGCTTCTTCCTCGCGTTCGCGATCAAGGCGCCGTTCTTCCCGTTCCACACCTGGCTGCCGGACGCCGGTGGCGCCGCCCCGGCCGGCGCGGCCGCGCTGCTGGTCGGCGTGCTGGACAAGGTCGGCACGTTCGGGATCCTGCGCTACTGCCTGCCGCTGTTCCCCGAGGCGTCCCGCTGGTTCGCGCCGTGGGCGCTGGCGCTCGGCGTGATCGGCATCATCTACGCCGCGTTGCTGGCGGTCGGGCAGAACGACCTGAAGCGGCTGGTGTCGTACACCTCGATCGCGCACTTCGGCTTCATCGGCGTCGGCATCTTCGCCTTCACCACCCAGGCCGGCACCGGCGCGGTGCTCTACATGCTCAACCACGGGCTCGCCACCGGCCTGCTCTTCCTGGTGGTCGGCATGCTGATCGCCCGCCGCGGCTCGGCGCTGATCAGCGACTTCGGCGGAGCGGGCAAGCTGGTGCCGGTGCTGGCCGGCGTGCTGTTCTTCGCCGGTCTGGCCTCGCTGGCGCTGCCCGGCACGGCGCCGTTCGTCTCCGAGTTCCTGGTGCTGATCGGCACGTTCACGGTCAACAAGCCGGTCGCGGTGATCGCCACGCTCGGCATCATCCTGGCGGCGGCGTACGTGCTGTGGATGGTGCAGCGCACCACCCAGGGCACGCTGAACCCGGCGCTGACCGAGTCCGAGGGCATGCGTCGGGACCTCAGCCTGCGCGAGAAGGTGGTCGTCGCGCCGCTGATCGCGCTGATCGTGCTGCTCGGCTTCTATCCCAAGCCGGTCACCGATGTCATCAACCCCGCCGTCCAGGCGACCATGCAGGACGTCGGCAAGTCCGATCCCGCCCCTGAGGTCGGCAGCGTCCAGGAGGCCGCAAAATGA
- the nuoL gene encoding NADH-quinone oxidoreductase subunit L — protein MEQTVEFATADGLLGSVWLLVAIPLVSAAVLLLLGRRADRWGHWLGVAAIGAAFVLGLTYFFQLRGLENKQVQSSLWQFITVGDLKVDFGLLFDPLAAVFVLLITGVGFLIHLYAVEYMAHDEGRRRFFGYFNLFVAAMLLLVLGNNYVMLYFGWEGVGLASYLLISFWYGRPSAATAGKKAFLMNRVGDAGLAIGIFVLFAQLGTTQYDEVFNGVGSLTSTTVLVLGLLLLLGAAGKSGQFPLQAWLPDAMEGPTPVSALIHAATMVTAGVYLIARSNPIFSANETLQLVVVSVGALTLLLGCVIGAAKDDIKRVLAWSTVSQIGYMFLGVGLGGGAYALAIIHLLAHGFFKANMFLGAGSVMHGMNDQVDIRRFGGLSKYMKITWLTFMMGWLAIIGIPPLSGYFSKEPIIASAFEREGWTAWLFGGAALLGAGLTAFYMTRLFVLTFHGPKRWTEDIEHPHESPKLMTIPLILLAAGSVVAGGLMTLNDGVVSWLTPVLGEEAGGEAHGVLSHTVITILSILITVLGAGLAWFLFRTGTATEPQPAGVVVTAARRNLYTDAFNEAVFEKPGVFLTRALVFLDNRGVDGLVNGLAAAVGGGSGRLRRLQTGFVRSYATSILTGALLVVAAFLAVQAGWLA, from the coding sequence GTGGAACAGACTGTGGAATTCGCTACTGCGGATGGCCTGCTGGGCAGCGTCTGGCTGCTGGTGGCGATCCCGCTGGTCAGCGCGGCGGTCCTGCTGCTGCTCGGCAGGCGGGCGGACCGCTGGGGCCACTGGCTGGGCGTGGCGGCCATCGGCGCCGCGTTCGTGCTCGGGCTGACCTACTTCTTCCAGCTTCGTGGCCTGGAGAACAAGCAGGTCCAGTCGAGCCTCTGGCAGTTCATCACGGTCGGCGACCTGAAGGTGGACTTCGGTCTGCTCTTCGACCCGCTGGCCGCGGTGTTCGTCCTGCTGATCACTGGGGTGGGCTTCCTGATCCACCTCTACGCCGTGGAGTACATGGCGCACGACGAGGGCCGGCGACGGTTCTTCGGGTACTTCAACCTTTTCGTCGCCGCGATGCTGTTGCTGGTGCTCGGCAACAACTACGTGATGCTCTACTTCGGCTGGGAGGGCGTCGGTCTGGCGTCGTACCTGCTGATCTCCTTCTGGTACGGCCGGCCGAGCGCGGCCACCGCCGGCAAGAAGGCGTTCCTGATGAACCGGGTCGGCGACGCCGGCCTGGCCATCGGCATCTTCGTCCTCTTCGCCCAGCTCGGCACCACGCAGTACGACGAGGTGTTCAACGGGGTCGGCTCGCTGACCTCGACCACGGTGCTGGTGCTCGGCCTGCTGCTGCTCCTGGGCGCCGCCGGCAAGTCCGGCCAGTTCCCGCTCCAGGCGTGGCTGCCGGACGCGATGGAGGGCCCGACCCCGGTCTCCGCGCTCATCCACGCGGCCACCATGGTCACCGCGGGCGTCTACCTGATCGCCCGCTCCAACCCGATCTTCTCGGCGAACGAGACGCTCCAGCTCGTGGTGGTCAGCGTCGGCGCGCTCACGCTGCTGCTGGGCTGCGTCATCGGCGCCGCGAAGGACGACATCAAGCGGGTGCTGGCCTGGTCCACGGTCAGCCAGATCGGCTACATGTTCCTCGGCGTCGGCCTGGGTGGCGGCGCGTACGCGCTGGCCATCATCCACCTGCTGGCGCACGGCTTCTTCAAGGCCAACATGTTCCTCGGCGCCGGCTCGGTCATGCACGGCATGAACGACCAGGTGGACATCCGCCGCTTCGGTGGGCTGTCGAAGTACATGAAGATCACTTGGCTCACCTTCATGATGGGCTGGCTGGCCATCATCGGCATCCCGCCGCTCTCCGGCTACTTCTCCAAGGAGCCGATCATCGCCTCGGCGTTCGAGCGGGAGGGCTGGACCGCCTGGCTCTTCGGCGGCGCGGCGCTGCTCGGCGCCGGGCTCACCGCGTTCTACATGACCCGGCTCTTCGTGCTCACCTTCCACGGCCCGAAGCGGTGGACCGAGGACATCGAGCACCCGCACGAGTCGCCGAAGCTCATGACGATCCCGCTGATCCTGCTCGCCGCCGGCTCGGTGGTGGCCGGCGGTCTGATGACGCTGAACGACGGTGTGGTGTCGTGGCTGACCCCGGTGCTCGGCGAGGAGGCCGGTGGCGAGGCGCACGGCGTGCTCTCGCACACCGTGATCACCATCCTCTCCATCCTGATCACCGTGCTCGGCGCCGGGCTGGCCTGGTTCCTGTTCCGCACCGGCACGGCGACCGAGCCGCAGCCGGCGGGTGTCGTGGTCACCGCCGCCCGGCGCAACCTCTACACGGACGCCTTCAACGAGGCGGTCTTCGAGAAGCCGGGCGTCTTCCTCACCCGGGCGCTGGTCTTCCTCGACAACCGGGGCGTCGACGGGCTGGTCAACGGCCTCGCCGCCGCGGTGGGCGGGGGCTCGGGCCGGCTCCGGCGGCTGCAGACCGGCTTCGTGCGGTCGTACGCGACCTCGATCCTGACCGGCGCGCTGCTCGTGGTGGCCGCGTTCCTGGCGGTGCAGGCGGGGTGGCTGGCGTGA
- the nuoK gene encoding NADH-quinone oxidoreductase subunit NuoK — protein sequence MTPDYYLILAAVLFTIGAVGVLVRRNAIVLFMCVELMLNAANLTLVTFSRINGDLNGQIMAFFVMVVAAAEVVVGLAIIMAIFRTRRSASVDDANLLKY from the coding sequence GTGACGCCGGACTACTACCTGATCCTCGCGGCGGTGCTGTTCACCATCGGCGCCGTCGGCGTGCTGGTCCGGCGCAACGCGATCGTGCTGTTCATGTGCGTCGAGCTGATGCTCAACGCGGCCAACCTGACCCTGGTCACGTTCAGCCGGATCAACGGCGACCTGAACGGCCAGATCATGGCGTTCTTCGTGATGGTGGTGGCGGCGGCCGAGGTCGTGGTCGGGCTCGCGATCATCATGGCGATCTTCCGGACCCGGCGCTCGGCCAGCGTCGACGACGCCAACCTGCTGAAGTACTGA